A window from Frischella perrara encodes these proteins:
- a CDS encoding DUF2931 family protein, with protein sequence MLKLLISTLCLMLLISGCQSPIKSKPIDPNLPKMPYSKWYISGRHPHYFPATVTSTMIRTQSNKYKIIDIVARDNQNYKTPGQWQTGFGFSHLPVYSDLPEEFFICWSSFADQTFYRTKLVMPLWARQEMVKAHHYYSEAFNKNKIGYNDTIIIGFAPGGSVTGWVTGNPQKDSEAIEFGKGVTERIPQGSDVCPNPYPDGKIPEITDEAKAWLKKHGMPKEWQEKYNNVTMGQYLKLKNPARF encoded by the coding sequence ATGTTAAAATTACTCATTTCCACCCTTTGTTTGATGTTACTAATCAGTGGTTGCCAATCGCCGATTAAATCTAAACCAATCGATCCCAATTTACCCAAAATGCCTTATAGCAAATGGTATATTAGTGGTCGTCATCCACATTATTTTCCAGCAACGGTGACTTCTACTATGATAAGAACCCAATCAAATAAATACAAAATTATTGATATTGTCGCTAGGGATAATCAAAATTATAAGACACCAGGTCAATGGCAAACAGGATTTGGATTTAGCCATCTGCCAGTCTATTCTGATTTACCCGAGGAATTCTTTATTTGTTGGTCATCTTTTGCCGACCAAACTTTTTATCGTACTAAATTAGTGATGCCATTGTGGGCGCGTCAAGAAATGGTAAAAGCACATCATTATTATTCTGAAGCCTTTAATAAAAATAAAATTGGTTATAATGATACTATCATTATTGGTTTTGCCCCAGGAGGCAGTGTTACTGGATGGGTTACAGGTAATCCTCAAAAAGATTCAGAAGCTATAGAGTTTGGAAAAGGAGTAACGGAACGGATACCGCAAGGTTCAGATGTATGTCCAAATCCTTATCCCGATGGAAAAATACCAGAAATCACAGATGAGGCTAAGGCATGGTTAAAGAAACATGGTATGCCGAAAGAGTGGCAAGAAAAGTACAATAACGTCACAATGGGGCAATATCTTAAACTTAAAAACCCAGCCAGATTTTAA
- a CDS encoding DUF2931 family protein has protein sequence MLKLLISTLCLTLLISGCQSPIKSKPIDPNLPKMPYSKWYISGRHPHYFPATVTSTMIRTQSNKYKIIDIVARDNQNYKTPGQWQTGFGFSHLPVYSDLPEEFFICWSSFADQTFYRTKLVMPLWARQEMVKAHHYYSEAFNKNKIGYNDTIIIGFAPGGSVTGWVTGNPQKDSEAIEFGKGVTERIPQGSDVCLNEYPNGKITEITDEAKAWLKKHGMPKEWQEKYNNVTMGQYLKLKSPARF, from the coding sequence ATGTTAAAATTACTCATTTCCACCCTTTGTTTGACGTTACTAATCAGTGGTTGCCAATCACCAATTAAATCTAAACCAATCGATCCCAATTTACCCAAAATGCCTTATAGCAAATGGTATATTAGTGGTCGTCATCCACATTATTTTCCAGCAACGGTGACTTCTACTATGATAAGAACCCAATCAAATAAATACAAAATTATTGATATTGTCGCTAGGGATAATCAAAATTATAAGACACCAGGTCAATGGCAAACAGGATTTGGATTTAGCCATCTGCCAGTCTATTCTGATTTACCCGAGGAATTCTTTATTTGTTGGTCATCTTTTGCCGACCAAACTTTTTATCGTACTAAATTAGTGATGCCATTGTGGGCACGCCAAGAAATGGTAAAAGCACATCATTATTATTCTGAAGCCTTTAATAAAAATAAAATTGGTTATAATGATACTATTATTATTGGTTTTGCCCCAGGAGGTAGTGTTACTGGATGGGTTACAGGTAATCCTCAAAAAGATTCAGAAGCCATAGAGTTTGGAAAAGGAGTAACGGAACGGATACCACAAGGTTCAGATGTATGTCTAAACGAATATCCTAATGGAAAAATAACTGAAATTACAGATGAAGCTAAAGCATGGTTAAAGAAACACGGTATGCCGAAAGAGTGGCAAGAAAAGTACAATAACGTCACAATGGGGCAATATCTTAAACTTAAAAGCCCAGCCAGATTTTAA
- a CDS encoding type VI secretion system Vgr family protein: MVTIEKVTDTLTSVASGSPKNQYTLIIDGIDASAGLSVLSIEGQASLNQPWRYDITFTTSNKQMAIDAVLSQAASLTFEAPSLISQIAQISSLEKPTLPHTLYGVITEFSLVSVSKDEARYQVTLQPRLALFANDHFSAIYQNQSVVSVVEEVLRRHGFTGIDYRLELKDNYPAREFITQWQESDLAFIQRLLADVGIWFRFESHSDHHCDVLVLSDYEAGYENAGHITLKAPSGMVDGRKNSVWDLQFSSYTKAKEIITQDYNYRTADSNQYSLVNADTKDSTTQGTEYRYGEHYKSKGDNSQIESGQWYANIRHEAHLSQKMIIQGECNDYHLLPGQRIIIDNSGIEGINEGVIILSTQSYADRSDAYQCHFTAIPYDVLKPYRPMPLPWPQVAGTLPARVTSPDNDTYGYIDTMGRYRVKFDFDLKTWKNGEESLWVRLAKPYAGSTYGFHFPLIDGTGVAIAFSEGNPDRPYIAHALHDSTHPDHVTTINKHRNVIRTPANNKLRMDDKRGQEHIKLATEYGKTQLNIGHLVNQNKEQRGEGFELRTDEWGAIAANKGLYLTSQTEPKAQGKQLDMQGAITQLENALSIAKALQNAANSSEAHGADTDSQEQLKATLTQLSQSGIIAYAQEGIALTSPENIQLSTSNSVSVTSENQTDINALKNITVSSGESISLFAHKSGMKVFANQGDVEVQAQNANLNMAAKQDIKIDSVDGSVDWSAAKEITLICGGSYIKISSAGIELGTADNVYIKSNALQKMGSTSKQINPKLPTGCEASLQEASNLQKGSVTLG, encoded by the coding sequence ATGGTCACGATAGAAAAAGTGACAGATACGCTAACCTCTGTTGCGAGTGGCAGTCCCAAAAATCAATATACATTAATAATTGATGGAATTGATGCTAGCGCTGGATTATCCGTATTATCAATTGAAGGACAAGCGTCATTAAATCAGCCCTGGCGTTACGATATTACCTTTACAACATCTAATAAACAAATGGCTATTGATGCCGTACTCAGTCAAGCCGCATCACTCACCTTTGAAGCCCCGAGTCTTATTTCACAAATTGCTCAAATCAGCTCCCTTGAAAAACCGACCTTACCACACACATTATATGGCGTAATTACTGAGTTTAGTTTGGTCTCTGTCAGTAAAGATGAAGCCCGTTATCAGGTCACCTTACAACCACGTCTGGCTTTATTTGCAAATGACCATTTTAGTGCAATTTACCAAAACCAAAGTGTAGTAAGCGTGGTTGAAGAGGTGCTCAGGCGACATGGTTTTACGGGGATTGATTATCGGCTTGAGCTAAAAGATAACTACCCAGCGCGTGAGTTTATTACGCAATGGCAAGAGAGTGACTTGGCATTTATTCAGCGTTTGCTGGCAGATGTTGGTATTTGGTTTCGTTTTGAAAGCCACAGTGACCACCACTGTGATGTTCTAGTCCTTAGTGACTATGAAGCAGGCTATGAGAATGCGGGACATATTACTCTGAAAGCGCCGAGTGGTATGGTTGATGGCAGAAAAAACAGTGTATGGGACTTACAGTTTAGCAGCTATACCAAGGCAAAAGAAATTATCACACAAGATTACAACTACCGCACCGCAGATAGTAATCAATATTCCCTTGTTAATGCCGATACCAAAGATAGCACCACTCAAGGCACAGAATACCGCTACGGTGAACACTACAAAAGCAAAGGCGATAATAGCCAAATTGAAAGCGGGCAGTGGTATGCGAACATACGTCATGAGGCACATCTCAGTCAAAAGATGATTATTCAGGGAGAATGTAATGACTACCACTTACTGCCGGGTCAACGAATTATTATTGATAATAGTGGAATAGAAGGTATTAATGAAGGGGTTATCATTCTCTCGACCCAGAGTTACGCAGACCGCAGTGATGCTTACCAATGTCACTTTACCGCTATCCCGTACGATGTGTTAAAGCCATATCGACCAATGCCATTACCCTGGCCACAAGTTGCAGGTACCTTACCGGCGCGAGTCACCAGTCCAGACAATGATACCTATGGGTATATTGACACAATGGGTCGTTACCGAGTTAAGTTTGATTTTGACCTCAAGACATGGAAAAACGGCGAAGAGAGCTTATGGGTAAGATTGGCTAAACCGTATGCGGGCAGTACTTATGGTTTTCATTTTCCGTTAATTGATGGCACAGGTGTTGCTATTGCTTTTAGCGAAGGTAATCCGGATAGACCATACATAGCACACGCACTACATGACAGCACCCACCCTGACCATGTGACCACCATCAACAAACATCGTAATGTCATTCGTACTCCAGCTAACAACAAACTGCGGATGGATGATAAACGCGGGCAAGAGCATATCAAATTAGCCACCGAATACGGTAAAACCCAGCTTAACATCGGTCATTTAGTTAACCAAAACAAAGAGCAGCGCGGTGAAGGGTTTGAACTGCGCACTGATGAGTGGGGAGCGATTGCTGCCAATAAAGGTTTATACCTGACCAGTCAGACCGAGCCTAAAGCACAGGGTAAACAACTTGATATGCAAGGTGCCATTACCCAGCTTGAAAATGCGTTATCAATTGCCAAAGCACTGCAAAATGCAGCAAACTCATCTGAAGCCCATGGTGCGGACACTGACAGTCAGGAGCAACTTAAAGCGACATTAACCCAGTTATCCCAAAGTGGCATTATTGCTTATGCACAAGAGGGGATAGCGTTAACCAGTCCGGAAAATATCCAACTGTCCACATCAAATAGTGTATCGGTGACCAGTGAAAACCAGACAGACATCAATGCCTTAAAAAACATCACGGTTTCATCAGGGGAATCAATTAGTTTATTTGCCCATAAATCAGGCATGAAGGTCTTTGCTAATCAGGGAGATGTTGAAGTACAAGCGCAAAATGCCAACCTGAATATGGCCGCCAAACAAGATATTAAAATAGATAGCGTAGATGGCAGTGTTGATTGGTCAGCCGCAAAAGAAATTACCTTAATATGTGGCGGTTCATACATCAAAATTAGTAGCGCAGGGATTGAACTAGGCACGGCGGATAATGTTTATATAAAAAGTAATGCATTGCAGAAAATGGGTTCGACAAGTAAACAAATAAATCCTAAGTTACCAACTGGTTGTGAAGCATCACTTCAGGAAGCAAGTAATTTACAAAAAGGTAGCGTTACACTGGGATAA
- a CDS encoding DUF4123 domain-containing protein, which produces MNTNNEVILTVKSGKIKEIFQKIIDLSLQTDGYFYLIYQSNNNKTNFENKIVKKEVVLFQYINYNIKPTPGLIKLNLAKEQDRIILQQSIEQFYLEVAPQNTLFAKPRCVYGWIFSPLKIEMLVKDMGLTAIQKNNNTTELLRYYDPTVLSVLLRIFSDNQKNMLIRSLYFWLYINSDRQLIIEKNPRNISRHAFLNYSISEKQWRQIGWIESRNQTLARYHFFHPQYTLLESQADTIILQAFENAERRGYKNKNDLSEYAYYSLTIHPEFIDHDVISQVIKQNDNCPLIAQLKNITSSQWNKIKDDLNMNKIGKRNESV; this is translated from the coding sequence ATGAATACTAATAATGAAGTAATACTAACAGTTAAATCTGGAAAAATTAAGGAAATTTTTCAAAAAATTATAGATTTATCATTACAAACTGATGGATATTTTTATCTTATCTATCAATCAAATAATAATAAAACAAACTTTGAGAATAAAATAGTAAAAAAAGAGGTAGTATTATTTCAATATATAAATTACAACATTAAGCCTACACCTGGATTAATTAAACTTAATTTAGCAAAAGAACAAGATCGAATAATATTACAACAAAGTATTGAACAATTTTACTTAGAAGTAGCACCTCAAAATACGTTATTCGCAAAACCTCGCTGTGTATATGGTTGGATTTTTTCGCCATTGAAGATTGAAATGTTAGTCAAAGATATGGGTCTTACAGCTATTCAAAAGAATAATAACACCACTGAACTGTTACGTTATTACGATCCGACAGTACTATCTGTATTATTGCGTATTTTTTCTGACAATCAAAAGAACATGTTAATTAGGTCTCTCTATTTTTGGTTATATATAAATAGTGATAGACAATTAATTATAGAAAAAAATCCTAGAAATATCAGTCGACATGCATTTTTGAATTATTCTATTAGTGAAAAGCAATGGCGACAAATCGGTTGGATTGAAAGCCGTAATCAAACACTTGCTCGTTACCATTTTTTTCATCCTCAATATACGTTGTTAGAAAGTCAAGCAGATACAATAATATTACAAGCTTTTGAAAATGCGGAAAGAAGAGGATATAAAAATAAAAATGACTTATCAGAATACGCTTATTACAGTTTAACCATCCATCCTGAATTTATCGACCATGATGTTATTTCTCAAGTTATTAAACAAAATGATAATTGCCCATTGATTGCACAACTAAAAAATATTACCTCGTCACAATGGAATAAAATTAAAGATGATTTAAACATGAACAAAATAGGAAAAAGAAATGAGTCTGTGTGA